A single window of Hymenobacter sp. APR13 DNA harbors:
- a CDS encoding TPM domain-containing protein: MTHSTLLRPPLWLRPLLVALLLAVCWAGVAQQLPPRPNPPRLVNDLAGMLRPDEVQALEQKLVAYNDSTSSQIAVVTVPTLGGDDIANFAQQLYESWGIGQKGNNNGVLILIAEQERKARIQPGYGLEGAITDALSKRIITNTIVPAFREKQYYIGIDKAADQLIALAAGEYKADQTKAPARTRSNDSSGSGWMFWLIIGALVLFMLLRNRGGGGGGGRNRGFGGGMIPPIIFGDFSGGRGTFGGGGGFGGGSSGGGFGGFGGGSSGGGGASGDW; encoded by the coding sequence ATGACACACTCCACTCTGTTACGGCCGCCGCTCTGGCTGCGGCCGCTGCTGGTAGCGCTGCTGCTGGCTGTCTGCTGGGCTGGCGTTGCCCAGCAACTGCCCCCGCGCCCCAACCCGCCACGCCTCGTCAACGACTTGGCCGGTATGCTGCGGCCGGATGAAGTGCAGGCACTTGAGCAAAAGCTGGTCGCCTACAACGATTCCACGTCTTCGCAGATTGCTGTTGTAACCGTACCCACGCTGGGCGGCGACGACATTGCCAATTTTGCGCAGCAGCTCTACGAAAGCTGGGGCATTGGCCAGAAAGGCAACAACAACGGCGTCCTGATCCTGATTGCGGAGCAGGAACGCAAAGCGCGCATCCAGCCCGGTTACGGCCTAGAAGGTGCTATTACCGATGCGCTGTCCAAGCGCATTATAACTAATACCATCGTTCCGGCGTTCCGCGAGAAGCAGTATTACATCGGCATTGACAAAGCGGCAGACCAGCTGATTGCGCTGGCGGCAGGTGAGTACAAGGCCGACCAGACCAAAGCCCCGGCCCGCACCCGTTCCAACGACAGCAGCGGCTCCGGCTGGATGTTCTGGCTGATTATCGGAGCGCTGGTGCTGTTTATGCTGCTTCGCAACCGCGGCGGCGGCGGCGGCGGTGGCCGCAACCGCGGCTTTGGCGGCGGCATGATTCCGCCCATCATCTTCGGCGACTTCAGTGGCGGCCGTGGCACCTTCGGGGGCGGCGGTGGGTTCGGCGGCGGCAGCTCCGGCGGCGGCTTCGGCGGGTTCGGCGGCGGCAGCTCCGGCGGCGGCGGCGCCTCCGGCGACTGGTAA
- the polA gene encoding DNA polymerase I, translating to MTPDAPAAQPHKLFLLDAFALIYRAHFAFSKNPRVNSKGLNTGAILGFTNTLVEVLQKEKPTHIGVAFDAAKKTFRHEQYAEYKAQRQAMPEDIGLAIPYIKQIIKAFHIPILMVEGYEADDVIGTLARRAEAQGFGEVFMMTPDKDYCQLVTDCIKIYRPAFMGNAAEILDVAHVLQRFEVERPEQVIDILGLQGDASDNIPGIPGIGEKTAKTLIQKYGSVENLIANVDQLKGKQQENVRNFAEQGLMSKELATIHLDVPIEFEADKLVLDQPDADQLRQLFDELEFRQLAARVLGGGSPAGVSAAPASRGARRPKTAEGQGSLFGSSADAAVAISAEEGETGEFGAPAGPRRTLQDVPHQYHLMDTPELRASLLEFLLQQTEVSFDTETTGLDIMTARLVGLSFCWLPGEAYYVPVPTDDHAATQALVDEFCPFFEAQHILKIGQNIKYDLTILKHYHVQVSGPLFDTMLAHYLLEPDMRHGMDVLAETYLHYTPVPITDLIGPKGKNQKTMADLPPAEVSDYACEDADVTLQLKHVFEPMLKEVGLLDLLNEVENPLVPVLADIEYEGVKIDSSAMGEYSAELQGYIVDLEKQIFAEAGQEFNIGSPKQLGEVLFDKMDIGKGKIKKTKTGQYATGEEILSQLAADNPIAALILEYRQLTKLRSTYVEALPQLVNVADGRVHTSFNQAVTATGRLSSTNPNLQNIPIRTEKGREIRKAFVPRDASHVLLAADYSQVELRIMADFSGDQTMIEAFRQGLDIHTSTASKVFKVPLNEVDGEMRRKAKTVNFGIIYGISAFGLAQRIGIGRKEATDIIETYFQEFPRVKQFMDESINQARELEYATTLLGRRRYLRDINSRNATLRGYTERNAINAPIQGTAADIIKKAMINIHEWLRQEKLGTRMILQVHDELVFDAVQEEVAYITPKIKELMATALLLPHGVPLEVEVGTGQNWLQAH from the coding sequence ATGACTCCTGACGCCCCCGCCGCCCAGCCCCACAAGCTTTTCCTGCTCGACGCCTTCGCCCTGATTTACCGCGCCCACTTTGCCTTCAGCAAGAACCCGCGCGTGAACTCCAAGGGCCTCAACACCGGAGCCATCCTGGGCTTCACCAACACGCTGGTGGAGGTGCTGCAGAAGGAAAAGCCCACCCACATCGGGGTGGCGTTTGATGCCGCCAAGAAGACGTTCCGCCACGAGCAGTACGCCGAGTACAAGGCCCAGCGCCAGGCCATGCCCGAGGATATCGGCCTAGCCATTCCCTACATCAAGCAGATCATCAAAGCCTTCCACATCCCCATTTTGATGGTGGAAGGCTACGAGGCCGACGACGTGATTGGCACGCTGGCCCGCCGCGCCGAGGCCCAGGGCTTCGGCGAGGTGTTCATGATGACGCCCGATAAGGACTACTGCCAGCTCGTGACGGACTGCATCAAAATCTACCGGCCGGCCTTCATGGGCAACGCCGCCGAAATTCTGGATGTGGCGCACGTGCTGCAGCGCTTCGAGGTGGAGCGGCCCGAGCAGGTGATTGACATTCTAGGGTTGCAGGGCGACGCTTCTGACAACATTCCGGGCATTCCGGGCATCGGCGAAAAAACGGCTAAGACCCTGATTCAGAAGTACGGCTCCGTCGAAAACCTGATTGCTAACGTCGACCAGCTCAAGGGCAAGCAGCAGGAAAACGTGCGCAACTTCGCCGAGCAGGGCCTCATGAGCAAGGAGTTGGCCACCATTCACCTCGACGTGCCCATCGAATTTGAGGCCGACAAGCTGGTGCTGGATCAACCTGATGCTGACCAGCTGCGGCAGCTGTTCGACGAGCTGGAATTCCGCCAGCTGGCCGCCCGCGTGCTGGGCGGCGGCAGCCCCGCCGGCGTGAGTGCCGCCCCGGCCTCGCGTGGAGCGCGGCGGCCCAAAACCGCCGAGGGTCAGGGCAGCCTGTTTGGCTCGTCGGCGGATGCGGCCGTAGCCATTAGCGCCGAGGAAGGCGAAACCGGCGAGTTTGGCGCGCCAGCTGGGCCACGCCGCACGCTGCAGGACGTGCCGCACCAGTACCACCTGATGGACACGCCCGAGCTGCGCGCTTCTTTGCTGGAGTTCCTGCTGCAGCAAACCGAGGTCAGCTTCGACACCGAAACTACCGGGCTGGATATCATGACGGCGCGGCTGGTGGGCCTCTCCTTCTGCTGGCTGCCCGGCGAGGCCTACTACGTGCCCGTGCCCACCGACGACCACGCCGCCACCCAGGCGCTGGTGGATGAGTTCTGCCCGTTTTTCGAGGCTCAGCACATCCTCAAAATCGGCCAGAACATCAAGTACGACCTCACCATCCTCAAGCACTACCACGTGCAGGTGAGTGGGCCGCTGTTCGACACCATGCTGGCCCACTACCTGCTGGAGCCCGATATGCGCCACGGCATGGACGTGCTGGCCGAAACCTACCTGCACTACACGCCGGTGCCCATCACCGACCTCATCGGCCCCAAAGGCAAAAACCAGAAAACCATGGCCGACCTGCCCCCGGCCGAGGTGTCAGACTACGCCTGCGAGGATGCCGACGTGACGCTGCAGCTCAAGCACGTGTTCGAGCCTATGCTCAAGGAAGTAGGCCTGCTGGATTTGCTCAACGAGGTGGAAAATCCGCTGGTGCCGGTGCTGGCCGACATCGAGTACGAGGGCGTGAAAATCGACTCCTCGGCCATGGGCGAGTACTCAGCCGAGCTGCAGGGCTACATCGTGGACCTCGAAAAGCAGATTTTCGCGGAAGCCGGCCAGGAATTCAACATCGGCTCGCCGAAGCAACTGGGCGAGGTGCTGTTCGATAAAATGGACATCGGCAAAGGCAAAATCAAGAAGACCAAGACCGGCCAGTACGCCACCGGCGAGGAAATCCTGAGCCAGCTGGCAGCCGACAACCCCATTGCTGCCCTTATTCTGGAATATCGCCAGCTCACGAAGCTGCGCAGCACCTATGTGGAGGCCCTGCCCCAGCTGGTGAACGTAGCCGACGGCCGCGTGCACACCAGCTTCAACCAGGCCGTGACGGCCACCGGCCGCCTCAGCAGCACCAACCCCAACCTGCAGAACATTCCTATCCGCACCGAGAAGGGCCGGGAAATCCGCAAGGCCTTCGTGCCCCGCGACGCCAGCCACGTGCTGCTGGCCGCCGACTACTCGCAGGTGGAGCTGCGCATCATGGCCGATTTTTCGGGCGACCAGACCATGATTGAAGCCTTCCGCCAGGGCCTCGACATCCACACCAGCACGGCCAGCAAGGTGTTCAAAGTACCGCTGAATGAGGTGGACGGCGAGATGCGCCGCAAGGCCAAAACCGTCAACTTCGGCATCATCTACGGCATTTCGGCCTTCGGGCTGGCCCAGCGCATCGGCATCGGCCGCAAGGAAGCTACCGACATCATCGAGACGTACTTCCAGGAGTTCCCGCGGGTGAAGCAGTTTATGGATGAGAGCATCAACCAGGCCCGGGAACTGGAGTATGCCACCACCCTGCTGGGCCGCCGCCGCTACCTGCGCGACATCAACTCGCGCAACGCCACCCTGCGCGGCTACACCGAGCGCAACGCCATCAACGCCCCCATCCAGGGCACCGCGGCCGACATCATCAAGAAGGCCATGATCAACATCCACGAGTGGCTGCGCCAGGAAAAGCTCGGCACCCGCATGATTCTGCAGGTGCACGACGAACTGGTGTTCGACGCCGTGCAGGAGGAAGTGGCCTACATCACGCCCAAAATCAAGGAGTTGATGGCCACCGCCTTGCTCTTGCCCCACGGCGTGCCGCTGGAAGTGGAAGTCGGCACCGGCCAGAACTGGCTGCAGGCGCACTAA
- a CDS encoding DUF4249 domain-containing protein, giving the protein MRAILPLLARLSLLWSLLLGSCIEPYLPEDIGSTRSFLVVDGFINLSGPTTIRLSRTYDVKAGGQPPAELRAALYIESENGQRYPLAEGADGVYTAAPLPLVAGNQYRLHITTEAGLLYASEFVQAKATPPIDSVTWRPSANGLTVYVNAHDDTRATQYYRWEFQETWEIKPLLVPTVAYINRSVRPIVTPYPELCWASQLSTPIQLSKTTALTQDVVADYPLISMSTTSQRLLRKYSILVKQYAQTPQEYQYWEQLQKNTENIGTLFDPLPSQLTGNVKCLNDGQELALGYVGAHGISEQRLFIGRDQLPRAWRPLTGYEDCIPPDTVELSAIHNIFGGNKVVPVRAVYTTGGALRGYTSATKDCVDCRLRGTSVRPSFWQ; this is encoded by the coding sequence ATGCGCGCTATCCTACCCCTGCTTGCTCGTTTATCGTTGTTGTGGAGCCTGCTGCTCGGCAGCTGCATTGAGCCCTACCTACCGGAAGATATCGGCTCGACCCGCAGCTTTCTGGTGGTCGATGGCTTCATCAACCTCAGCGGCCCAACCACCATCCGCCTGTCGCGCACCTACGACGTGAAAGCCGGGGGCCAGCCGCCGGCCGAGCTGCGCGCCGCCCTGTATATCGAATCCGAAAACGGCCAGCGCTATCCTTTGGCTGAAGGGGCGGACGGCGTGTATACGGCCGCGCCGCTGCCGCTGGTAGCGGGCAACCAGTACCGGCTGCATATCACTACCGAGGCCGGGCTCCTGTACGCCTCCGAATTTGTGCAGGCCAAAGCCACCCCGCCCATCGACAGCGTGACGTGGCGCCCCAGCGCGAACGGCCTGACCGTGTACGTGAATGCCCACGACGACACCCGCGCCACGCAGTACTACCGCTGGGAGTTTCAGGAAACCTGGGAAATCAAGCCGCTGCTGGTGCCCACCGTGGCCTACATCAACCGCTCGGTGCGCCCGATCGTGACGCCTTACCCGGAACTCTGCTGGGCCAGCCAGCTGTCGACGCCTATCCAGCTCAGCAAAACCACGGCCCTCACCCAGGATGTGGTGGCCGATTATCCGCTTATTTCCATGAGTACGACCAGCCAGCGCCTGCTGCGCAAATACAGCATTCTGGTGAAGCAGTACGCCCAGACGCCGCAGGAATACCAGTACTGGGAGCAGCTCCAGAAGAACACGGAAAACATCGGGACCTTGTTTGACCCGTTGCCGTCGCAGCTTACCGGCAACGTGAAGTGCCTCAACGACGGCCAGGAGCTGGCCCTGGGGTACGTAGGCGCGCACGGCATCAGTGAGCAAAGACTCTTCATCGGCCGCGACCAGCTGCCGCGAGCCTGGCGCCCCCTGACCGGCTACGAGGACTGCATTCCGCCTGACACCGTGGAGCTGTCGGCTATCCACAACATCTTCGGGGGCAACAAGGTGGTACCCGTGCGGGCTGTGTATACAACAGGCGGGGCGTTGCGGGGCTACACGTCCGCCACCAAAGACTGCGTGGACTGCCGGCTGCGGGGCACTTCCGTCCGGCCCAGCTTCTGGCAGTAG
- a CDS encoding TonB-dependent receptor — MIPFYRRLLLVLLCLTGAGREVSAQQRPPDRVSGRFDHTLFIDFVRQLETQVPTHFFFEEAAVDSVFVTLEAHDEPVEAVVARALQGTAFSWVADEEHRIFVTAGPRIRTELPADFFRPGTGGAPADLPSDEPLPATTVAGRARYVREAEVRLYEIGTGGTGNGRATLAGHIRDLKSGEPTIGATIYVGATGVGTSTDQFGYYSLTLPTGRHELNIRGIGTKNTRRQVLLRSSGKLEIEVEEDITPLKEVVIEAEKDKNVSGMQMGLEKLDIKTMRQVPTAFGETDILRVVLTLPGVKSVGEGSTGLNVRGGSTDQNLILFNGTTIYNPSHLFGFFSAFNPDILQTVELYKSGIPAKYGGRLSSVLEIKTREGNKKKLAGSGGIGPLTSRLTLEGPIVKDKSAFIVSGRASYSDWLLRRLDNSSFRQSAAAFSDVSAHVNHQINEKNTLYATGYLSSDRFRLASDTTYQYQNRTASLKWQHNFSNRLYGVFTGAYSGYAYDISSEKNPVNASRLQYDINQNSLQADFSYFPNAKHTIDFGISSLFYSISPGSLLPRGESSLIARKVLPREKASESALYVSDRIDLTQRLSLSLGLRYSLFQALGPRDVYGYDPGLPKSVSTIADTTRYGSGKVLATYHGPEYRVSARYSLSENSSVKASFNRTRQYIHQLSNTASVSPADIWKLSDSHVRPQVGDQVSVGYYRNFKSNTIETSVETYYKSLRDFVDYKSGATLLLNDHIETDIVNALGKAYGVELMVKKLTGKLNGWVSYTYSRSLVQVNAGTTAEMINGGRYYPSNFDKPHDVTMIGNYRFSRRFSTSLNFTYSTGRPITLPLAKYYVANSLRVYYSDRNAYRVPDYYRADLALNIEGSHKVKKLAHSSWTVGVYNLTGRQNPYSIYFKAEEGKINGYKLSIFGRPIPTVTYNFRF, encoded by the coding sequence ATGATACCTTTCTATCGACGACTACTGCTAGTGCTGCTGTGCCTGACGGGGGCAGGGCGCGAGGTGAGTGCCCAGCAACGGCCGCCGGACCGGGTGAGCGGCCGCTTCGACCATACGCTGTTCATCGACTTCGTGCGGCAGCTGGAAACCCAGGTGCCTACGCACTTTTTCTTTGAAGAAGCCGCCGTCGATAGTGTTTTTGTGACGCTGGAGGCCCACGACGAGCCCGTGGAAGCCGTGGTGGCGCGGGCGCTGCAGGGCACGGCCTTTTCGTGGGTGGCCGACGAGGAGCACCGCATATTCGTCACCGCTGGCCCGCGCATCAGGACAGAGCTGCCGGCCGACTTTTTCCGCCCCGGTACCGGCGGCGCCCCCGCTGACCTCCCTTCTGACGAGCCGCTACCGGCTACCACGGTAGCGGGCCGGGCACGCTACGTGCGCGAGGCCGAAGTACGGCTCTACGAAATTGGCACCGGAGGCACTGGCAACGGGCGGGCGACACTGGCGGGGCATATCCGGGACCTGAAATCGGGGGAACCCACCATCGGGGCGACCATCTACGTTGGCGCAACCGGCGTGGGCACCAGCACCGACCAGTTCGGCTACTACTCGCTCACGCTGCCCACGGGCCGCCACGAGCTCAACATCCGGGGCATTGGCACCAAAAACACCCGGCGGCAGGTGCTGCTGCGCTCCAGCGGCAAGCTGGAAATTGAGGTGGAGGAGGACATCACCCCGCTGAAAGAGGTGGTGATTGAGGCCGAGAAAGACAAAAACGTGTCGGGGATGCAGATGGGCCTGGAAAAGCTCGACATCAAGACGATGCGGCAGGTGCCCACGGCGTTCGGCGAAACCGATATTCTGCGGGTGGTGCTTACGCTGCCCGGCGTGAAGTCGGTGGGGGAAGGCAGCACCGGCCTCAACGTGCGCGGCGGCAGCACCGACCAGAACCTGATTCTGTTCAACGGCACGACCATCTACAACCCGTCGCACCTGTTCGGCTTCTTCTCGGCCTTCAACCCCGATATTCTGCAAACGGTAGAGCTCTACAAGAGCGGTATTCCGGCCAAATACGGCGGCCGGTTGTCGTCGGTGCTGGAAATCAAGACGCGTGAGGGCAACAAGAAGAAGCTGGCCGGCTCCGGCGGCATTGGGCCGCTCACCAGCCGCCTGACGCTGGAAGGCCCTATTGTGAAGGACAAGAGTGCCTTTATCGTCAGTGGCCGAGCCAGCTACTCCGACTGGCTGCTGCGCCGTCTCGACAACAGCAGCTTCCGGCAGAGTGCCGCCGCCTTCTCGGATGTTTCGGCGCACGTCAACCACCAGATCAACGAGAAAAACACGCTCTATGCCACCGGGTATCTGAGCTCCGACCGGTTCCGGCTGGCCAGCGACACCACCTACCAGTACCAGAACCGCACGGCCAGCCTGAAATGGCAGCACAACTTCAGCAACCGGCTGTACGGCGTGTTTACGGGTGCTTACAGCGGCTACGCGTACGATATCAGCAGCGAGAAAAACCCGGTTAATGCGTCGCGGCTGCAGTACGACATCAACCAGAACAGCCTGCAGGCCGACTTCAGCTACTTCCCGAATGCCAAGCACACTATCGATTTTGGGATCAGCTCGCTGTTTTATAGCATTTCGCCCGGCAGCCTGTTGCCGCGCGGCGAAAGCTCGCTGATTGCCCGAAAGGTTCTGCCCAGGGAAAAGGCCAGCGAAAGCGCCCTCTACGTTTCCGACCGGATTGATCTGACGCAACGCCTGTCGCTCTCGCTGGGCCTGCGCTACTCGCTCTTCCAGGCGCTGGGGCCGCGCGACGTGTACGGGTACGACCCCGGCCTGCCGAAGTCCGTCAGCACCATCGCCGACACCACCCGCTACGGCTCCGGCAAGGTGCTGGCCACGTACCACGGCCCCGAATACCGGGTGTCGGCCCGCTATTCGCTTTCCGAGAATTCTTCCGTGAAAGCCAGCTTCAACCGCACGCGCCAGTACATCCATCAGCTGTCGAACACGGCCTCGGTGTCGCCGGCGGACATCTGGAAGCTGAGCGATTCGCACGTGCGGCCCCAGGTCGGCGACCAGGTGTCGGTGGGCTACTACCGCAACTTCAAATCCAACACCATCGAAACGTCGGTGGAAACCTACTACAAGTCGTTGCGCGACTTCGTGGATTACAAGAGCGGGGCCACACTGCTGCTCAACGACCACATCGAAACCGACATTGTGAATGCGCTGGGCAAGGCCTATGGGGTGGAGCTGATGGTGAAGAAGCTCACCGGCAAGCTCAATGGCTGGGTGAGCTACACGTACTCCCGCTCGCTGGTGCAGGTGAATGCGGGCACCACGGCCGAGATGATCAACGGCGGCCGCTACTACCCCAGCAACTTCGACAAGCCGCACGACGTGACGATGATCGGCAACTACCGGTTCAGCCGCCGCTTCAGCACCTCGCTCAATTTCACCTACAGCACCGGCCGGCCCATTACGCTGCCGCTGGCCAAGTACTACGTTGCCAACTCCCTGCGCGTGTACTACTCTGACCGCAACGCCTACCGCGTGCCCGACTACTACCGGGCCGACCTGGCCCTGAACATTGAGGGCAGCCACAAGGTGAAAAAGCTGGCCCACAGCTCCTGGACGGTGGGGGTGTACAACCTGACCGGCCGCCAGAATCCGTATTCCATCTACTTCAAGGCCGAGGAAGGCAAAATCAATGGCTACAAGCTGTCGATTTTCGGCCGCCCGATTCCGACTGTCACCTATAACTTCCGATTCTAG
- a CDS encoding MG2 domain-containing protein has protein sequence MLLVRFLRLRHCYRLALLLLAGLSGGAGAYGQAPDFSALARRFAGYQQKAVPEKLFLHLDRPLYLSGETLWFKAYTVDGTYNRPLAMSSVAYVEVLDARNTPVLQTKIALAQATGHGSFLLPASMPSGTYQVRAYTSWMKNFGAESFYQQAVTVVNTFTTAGAQAAKDSVAYDVQFYPEGGNLVAGLSSKVAFKAVNAVGQSVAVEGRVLNQQNKPVATFRTLRHGMGSFMLTPEVGATYKAIVTVRNGPTISRDLPRAFPQGVVMRLERTASRQLTIAVQSTQKQPEAVFLLAHARQQVVVAAQSQLIDGQATFTVDAQQLLPGVSHFTVFGANQQPLCERLFFQPPPPPLAITAVADQQAYPTRGNVRIAVATPGATDSRANLSMAVYRLDSLSAKPGPDIHSYLQLTADLRGRVENPEYYLQSTAPDLPEATDNLMLTQGWSRFKWEQALAATPPVFTYLPELHGPVVEGRVLHPVSGQPVAGITTYLSSPSLIVQLNNAVSDARGRVRFEMNDLYGPRDLIMQTNPAQDSTCRLEILPAFASQYTPAFPMAAAPALRLQPSYAARHLQAQLQTQYFGKYRNRYTPLRPDSAAFYGSPDETYLLDKYTRFKVMEEVMREYVPGVIVRIRKDGFHFLVIDKVNQTVLDENPMVLLDGVPVFNINKIMAMNPLSIRKLDVMDARYFHGSAIYDGVVSFSTYKGDLEGFKLDPRVLVQQYEGLQAQREFYAPRYETAEARQSRLPDLRNLLYWNPAITTTGPTASTVDFYTGDQPGRYLVVVQGLASTGQAGSTSFVLEVKGAL, from the coding sequence ATGCTACTTGTTCGTTTTCTGCGCCTGCGCCACTGCTATCGGCTGGCGCTCCTGCTGCTGGCGGGGCTATCTGGTGGCGCCGGCGCCTATGGCCAGGCGCCTGACTTCAGCGCACTTGCCCGCCGGTTTGCCGGCTACCAGCAGAAGGCCGTTCCGGAGAAGCTGTTTCTGCACCTCGACCGGCCGCTGTACCTGAGCGGCGAAACCCTGTGGTTCAAGGCCTACACCGTAGACGGCACATACAACCGCCCCCTGGCTATGAGCAGCGTGGCGTACGTGGAAGTGCTGGACGCCCGCAACACGCCCGTGCTGCAAACCAAAATTGCGCTGGCCCAGGCGACCGGGCACGGCTCGTTCCTGCTGCCCGCCAGTATGCCGTCGGGCACCTACCAGGTGCGGGCCTACACCAGCTGGATGAAGAATTTTGGGGCGGAATCCTTCTATCAGCAGGCCGTGACGGTAGTCAATACGTTCACGACGGCCGGTGCCCAGGCGGCCAAAGACTCGGTGGCCTATGACGTGCAGTTTTATCCGGAGGGCGGCAACCTGGTAGCGGGTCTCAGCAGCAAAGTGGCTTTCAAGGCCGTGAATGCCGTGGGCCAGAGCGTGGCAGTTGAGGGCCGCGTGCTCAACCAGCAGAACAAGCCCGTGGCTACCTTCCGCACGCTGCGCCACGGCATGGGCAGCTTTATGCTGACGCCTGAAGTTGGCGCCACCTATAAGGCCATCGTGACGGTGCGCAACGGGCCAACCATCAGCCGGGACTTACCGCGGGCCTTTCCGCAGGGTGTGGTGATGCGCCTGGAGCGCACTGCCTCCCGGCAGCTCACCATTGCCGTGCAATCGACGCAGAAGCAGCCGGAAGCCGTGTTTCTGCTGGCGCACGCACGCCAGCAGGTGGTGGTAGCGGCGCAGAGCCAGCTTATCGACGGGCAGGCTACTTTCACCGTCGATGCACAACAGCTGCTCCCCGGTGTGTCGCACTTTACCGTGTTTGGGGCCAACCAGCAGCCGCTGTGCGAACGGCTGTTCTTCCAACCACCGCCGCCGCCCCTGGCCATTACGGCGGTTGCTGATCAGCAGGCCTACCCCACCCGCGGCAACGTGCGCATTGCCGTAGCCACCCCCGGCGCCACAGATTCCCGGGCCAACCTATCGATGGCGGTGTATCGGCTGGATTCTCTGAGTGCCAAACCGGGGCCGGACATCCACAGCTACCTGCAGCTCACCGCCGACCTGCGAGGCAGGGTGGAAAACCCGGAGTACTACCTGCAGTCCACGGCCCCAGACCTGCCGGAAGCTACCGACAACCTGATGCTTACGCAGGGCTGGAGCCGCTTCAAATGGGAGCAGGCGCTGGCCGCTACCCCACCGGTTTTCACGTACCTGCCGGAATTGCACGGCCCGGTTGTGGAGGGCCGGGTGCTGCACCCGGTCAGCGGCCAGCCCGTGGCAGGCATCACCACGTATCTGTCGTCGCCGAGCCTTATCGTACAACTCAACAATGCCGTCAGCGACGCCAGGGGCCGGGTACGTTTTGAGATGAACGACCTGTACGGGCCGCGTGACCTGATCATGCAAACCAACCCGGCCCAGGACAGCACCTGCCGCCTGGAAATTCTGCCGGCTTTTGCCAGCCAGTACACCCCCGCTTTCCCCATGGCAGCCGCGCCCGCCCTGCGGCTGCAGCCCAGCTACGCCGCGCGCCACCTGCAGGCGCAGCTGCAAACCCAGTATTTCGGGAAGTACCGCAACCGGTATACCCCACTTCGGCCCGACAGCGCCGCCTTCTACGGCTCGCCCGACGAGACCTACCTGCTGGACAAGTACACGCGCTTCAAGGTGATGGAAGAGGTGATGCGGGAGTACGTACCGGGCGTCATCGTCAGGATCCGGAAAGACGGCTTTCATTTCCTGGTCATAGACAAGGTAAACCAGACCGTATTGGATGAAAACCCGATGGTGCTGCTGGACGGGGTGCCCGTGTTCAACATCAACAAAATCATGGCGATGAACCCGCTCAGCATCCGCAAGCTGGATGTTATGGATGCGCGTTACTTCCACGGTTCCGCCATCTACGACGGGGTGGTGAGCTTCTCCACTTACAAGGGTGATCTGGAAGGCTTCAAGCTCGACCCGCGGGTGCTGGTGCAGCAGTACGAGGGCCTGCAGGCACAGCGCGAGTTCTACGCCCCCCGCTACGAAACCGCCGAAGCCCGGCAAAGCCGCCTCCCCGACCTGCGCAACCTGCTGTACTGGAACCCGGCCATCACCACCACCGGGCCCACCGCCAGCACTGTGGATTTCTATACCGGCGACCAGCCGGGCCGCTACTTGGTGGTGGTGCAGGGTTTGGCCTCCACCGGGCAGGCGGGCAGCACCAGCTTTGTGCTGGAAGTGAAGGGTGCGCTGTAA
- a CDS encoding 3'-5' exonuclease: MRYISLDLETTGGNPERHQILELAAVVEDTRHLLPLAELPAFRRVVRYPELTGTAGALALNAGLLQELARKEPNPELCTPDELLPQLREFLLAQGFKTDKKDCVAVAMAGKNIASFDLGFLRQLPGYGMLVRAEPAMLDPAAFYLNWHKDTRLPTMQICKARAGFSDDTVAHQALADALDVVQLLRPFYELPVYKAVNQ; encoded by the coding sequence ATGCGCTACATCTCCCTCGACCTTGAAACCACCGGCGGCAACCCTGAGCGGCACCAGATTTTGGAGCTGGCCGCCGTGGTGGAAGACACCCGGCACCTGCTGCCGCTAGCTGAGCTGCCGGCGTTTCGCCGGGTGGTGCGGTATCCGGAGCTAACCGGGACGGCCGGGGCCTTGGCTCTAAATGCTGGTTTACTACAGGAGTTGGCCCGCAAAGAACCCAACCCCGAGTTGTGCACCCCCGACGAGTTGCTGCCCCAACTGCGGGAGTTTCTGCTGGCCCAGGGATTCAAAACTGATAAAAAAGACTGCGTAGCAGTAGCGATGGCCGGCAAGAACATTGCATCCTTCGACTTAGGCTTCCTGCGTCAGTTACCAGGTTACGGCATGTTGGTACGCGCCGAACCCGCCATGCTCGATCCGGCTGCCTTCTACCTCAACTGGCACAAAGACACCCGCCTGCCCACCATGCAGATATGCAAGGCCCGCGCCGGTTTCTCAGACGACACCGTGGCCCACCAAGCTCTGGCTGACGCCTTGGACGTAGTGCAGCTTCTGCGCCCATTCTACGAGTTGCCGGTATACAAAGCAGTAAATCAGTAG